From one Colletotrichum destructivum chromosome 3, complete sequence genomic stretch:
- a CDS encoding Putative uridine kinase, AAA+ ATPase domain, phosphoribulokinase/uridine kinase — protein sequence MADDHSGTESHVTVQRRTHYSPPWADVSIIGIAGSSGSGKSTLSHAIVRKLNLPWVVILSMDSFYNPLTPEESKKAFANDFDFDAPDAIDFNVLVQCLRDLKAGKRAEIPVYSFAKHQRLDQTTTIYSPHVIILEGIFALHDPRIIDLLDMRIFCEADADTCLSRRVLRDVKERARDVEGIMKQWFKFVKPNFEKFVEPQRKVADIIVPRGIENHVAMAMVVQYIERKLIEKSTHHRAALTQLELAAASDPLSDRVVILDQTTQLRGMCTIIQDIDTSAEDFIFYFDRLACLLIEQALNNVQFREKTVSTPQGYKYNGLQATGDVSAVLVLRGGAAFETALKRVVPDMRTGRVLIQSNVRTGEPELHYLKLPDNIDDHESVLLIDTQMASGGAALMAVQVLVDHGVAQEKIVLACYAAGRLGVHRLAKVFPGITIVLCNMLADIEDRWVEKKYFRC from the exons ATGGCCGACGACCACAGCGGCACGGAATCTCATGTGACTGTCCAACGGCGAACTCACTACTCACCACCATGGGCAGATGTTAGCATCATTGGCATtgccggcagctcgggctCGGGAAAGTCTACTCTGTCGCATGCTATTGTGAGAAAGTTGAATCTGCCCTGGGTGGTGATTTTGTCCATG GACTCTTTCTACAACCCCCTAACTCCCGAGGAATCCAAGAAGGCTTTTGCCAATGACTTCGACTTCGATGCGCCTGAT GCCATCGACTTCAATGTTCTCGTTCAATGTCTTCGAGACCTCAAGGCCGG CAAACGGGCCGAGATCCCCGTGTACTCCTTTGCCAAGCATCAACGACTGGACCAAACCACAACCATCTACTCGCCTCACGTCATCATCTTGGAAGGCATCTTTGCCCTCCACGACCCTCGCATCATAGATCTTTTGGACATGAGG ATATTCTGTGAAGCGGATGCCGATACGTGTCTGTCTCGAAGAG TGTTAAGAGACGTCAAGGAGCGCGCCCGAGATGTCGAAGGAATCATGAAGCAATGGTTCAAATTTGTGAAACCCAACTTCGAAAAG TTCGTTGAGCCTCAACGCAAAGTGGCAG ACATCATCGTGCCCAGAGGTATCGAAAACCATGTCGCGATGG CCATGGTTGTTCAGTACATCGAGCGAAAGTTGATCGAAAAGTCAACGCACCACCGGGCGGCATTGACGCAGCTGGAGCTCGCTGCTGCCAGCGACCCTCTGTCTGACAGAGTCGTGATCTTGGACCAGACAACGCAACTCAGAGGCATGTGCACAATCATCCAGGACATCGACACGTCGGCGGAAGACTTCATCTTTTACTTTGACCGCCTCGCTTGCTTGTTGATTGAGCA GGCGCTTAACAATGTGCAGTTCAGGGAGAAGACCGTTTCCACGCCCCAAGGCTACAAGTATAATGGTCTTCAGGCTACAGGCGATGTGAGTGCGGTGCTTGTTCTCCGAGGCGGTGCTGCCTTTGAGACTGCCCTGAAGAGAGTTGTTCCCGATATGAGAACCGGCCGAGTCCTCATCCAGTCCAACGTACGGACGGGAGAGCCCGAGCTGCATTACCTTAAGCTTCCGGACAACATTGACGACCACGAGTCGGTGTTGTTGATTGACACCCAGATGGCGAGCGGAGGTGCCGCACTTATGGCTGTGCAGGTTCTCGTCGACCACGGCGTTGCCCAGGAGAAGATTGTGCTGGCTTGCTATGCCGCCGGGAGACTTGGTGTTCACCGGCTTGCCAAGGTTTTCCCTGGTATCACCATCGTTCTCTGCAACATGCTTGCCGATATCGAAGATCGCTGGGTCGAGAAGAAGTACTTCCGATGCTAG
- a CDS encoding Putative CRA domain-containing protein, producing MSGLPDINDPTAIAVWNRAAARLVRETLERIMTSSVSTATPMKHAFERRVQDVKSPKSDINALILDYLTMEGYPNAAAKFSKEANLQPHQIDETIKVRQQIQKSIHTGSIQSAIEALNDFDSEILDRDPTLHFALLRLQLVELIRSCTKMPGGDITPALTFATNHLGPRAPTDSRFLKDLEETMALLIFPHNDLEPQLAAILHPDLRRDVADDVNKAILQRQSERREAAIRQLVKMRAWAESTARAEKKALPDRIGLGLNGDESDGHDQMQLS from the exons ATGTCAGGACTGCCGGACATAAACGACCCAACAGCGATAGCGGTTTGGAAcagagctgctgctcgtctCGTGCGGGAGACCTTGGAGAGAATCATG ACTTCGTCTGTGTCGACCGCTACTCCCATGAAGCATGCTTTCGAGAGGCGTGTTCAGGACGTGAAGTCGCCCAAAAG CGACATCAACGCCCTGATCCTCGACTATTTAACCATGGAAGGCTATCCTAATGCTGCCGCAAAATTCAGCAAGGAAGCCAACCTGCAACCCCACCAAATCGACGAGACGATCAAGGTCCGTCAGCAGATCCAGAAGTCGATCCATACCGGAAGCATTCAGTCTGCTATTGAGGCGCTGAATGACTTTGACTCGGAG ATTTTGGATCGCGATCCTACCTTGCATTTCGCTCTTTTGCGGCTGCAGCTCGTCGAGTTAATCCGCTCTTGCACGAAGATGCCCGGTGGTGATATCACTCCCGCTTTGACGTTCGCCACGAATCATCTTGGCCCTCGAGCGCCGACAGATTCGCGTTTTCTCAAAGACCTCGAAGAGACGATGGCGTTGTTGATTTTCCCTCACAACGACCTCGAACCTCAATTGGCAGCCATCTTGCACCCAGACCTGAGACGGGATGTGGCAGATGATGTCAACAAGGCCATTTTGCAGCGGCAATCTGAACGCAGGGAAGCTGCGATTCGACAGTTAGTCAAGATGCGGGCTTGGGCTGAGTCGACTGCGAGAgcagagaagaaggcccTCCCGGACCGCATTGGATTGGGCTTAAATGGAGACGAGAGTGATGGACACGACCAGATGCAGCTCTCCTAG
- a CDS encoding uncharacterized protein (Putative ATP synthase, F0 complex, subunit F, mitochondria, fungi): MSFVPRRGLSTLIPPKVASPKALGADPNAVRMQRVVNFYEKLPRGPAPETKATGILGRYAAKHFSGKNASAKPIVHALGLLLVLGYAQNYYFHLRHHKNNAH; this comes from the exons ATGAGCTTCGTCCCCCGCCGCGGTCTCTCGACCCTCATCCCCCCCAAG GTCGCCTCCCCTAAG GCTCTTGGTGCGGACCCCAACGCTGTTCGCATGCAGCGCGTCGTCAACTTCTACGAGAAGCTTCCCCGTGGCCCGGcccccgagaccaaggccacTGGCATCCTCGGCCGTTACGCCGCTAAGCACTTCAGCGGCAAGAACGCCTCGGCGAAGC CCATCGTCCAcgctctcggcctcctcctcgttctcggcTACGCCCAGAACTACTACTTCCACCTCC GCCACCACAAGAACAATGCTCACTAA
- a CDS encoding Putative flavin monooxygenase, FAD/NAD(P)-binding domain superfamily has protein sequence MGGERKIKSVAIIGAGAAGAVTAAAFKAENYFERIQVFERRESAGGTWIYDPNPAELPPLQPGSLPPDVDPAVEIPGELPQVKPHSQRERYTQTPIYRSLTTNVPDIAMSFSDSRFAYGPFAPHWVPRQYIENYFSLHKTDSILVLNTTVEDVTRIPAKDRPEQWRLTLRKFDAARNVDIWWQEVFDAVVLANGHYSVPYVPHVKGLDEYIKKFPGRVVHSKTYRTPESFTGKKIVTIGNSASGHDVTEELVKTARTPVFQSRRSKSRWDGDEPPPGIEWKPVIKEYHLDGRIVFEDGSHLDDVDHVIYCTGYKPSYPFWNSEANGGRALYDYKEGKLIKTFWHTFFQDFQTLGIVGMPRVLTFRSFEYQAIALARVFSGRHSVALPPVEEQERWEREREELVRKDGRKFHDIAWETGETFEWLNWLFRVAGLPTLRGKGRAPPVLSEELIWAVEHVRKYAEPGNPIDGDESQEKKKEEEAEVAGTGFYGDGYEHRAEGQKGKWLLVQRPKKDLLGFI, from the exons ATGGGCGGCGAGCGAAAGATCAAGTCCGTCGCCATCAttggcgccggtgccgcaG GCGCTGTTACTGCTGCCGCGTTCAAGGCCGAGAACTATTTCGAGAGGATCCAAGTCTTCGAACGGCGGGAGTCTGCTGGTGGCACATG GATCTACGACCCAAACCCAGCCGAGCTTCCTCCACTTCAGCCTGGAAGCCTTCCGCCGGATGTCGATCCCGCTGTGGAGATCCCGGGCGAGCTGCCCCAGGTCAAGCCTCACAGCCAGCGGGAGAGATACACCCAGACCCCAATCTACCGCTCTTTGAC CACTAATGTTCCTGACATTGCAATGTCTTTCTCGGACTCAAGGTTCGCCTACGGCCCCTTTGCGCCGCACTGGGTCCCCCGGCAGTACATCGAGAACTACTTTTCACTGCACAAGACAGACTCCATTCTGGTACTCAACACCACCGTCGAAGACGTCACCAGGATCCCGGCAAAGGACAGACCTGAGCAGTGGAGACTGACGCTGCGCAAATTCGACGCCGCGCGGAATGTCGACATCTGGTGGCAGGAGGTCTttgacgccgtcgtcctcgccaacggGCACTACTCGGTTCCATAC GTGCCTCATGTCAAGGGTCTGGACGAGTATATCAAGAAGTTCCCGGGCCGAGTGGTCCACTCCAAGACCTACCGCACCCCGGAGTCCTTCACCGGCAAGAAGATCGTGACCATCGGCAACTCCGCGTCGGGCCACGATGTCACGGAAGAGCTGGTCAAGACGGCTCGCACGCCGGTGTTCCAGTCCCGGCGTTCGAAATCGCGATGGGACGGTgacgagccgccgccggggatCGAATGGAAGCCGGTCATCAAAGAGTACCACCTGGACGGGCGGATCGTTTTCGAGGACGGCTCacacctcgacgacgtcgaccacGTCATCTACTGCACGGGCTACAAGCCCTCGTACCCATTCTGGAACtccgaggccaacggcggGAGGGCGCTGTACGACTACAAGGAGGGCAAGCTCATCAAGACGTTTTGGCACACCTTCTTCCAGGATTTCCAGacgctcggcatcgtcggcatgcCGCGGGTCCTGACGTTCCGCAGCTTCGAGTACCAGGCGATCGCGCTGGCCCGCGTCTTCTCGGGGCGGCACTCGGTcgcgctgccgcccgtcgaggagcaggagcgcTGGGAGAGGGAGCGGGAGGAGCTGGTCCGCAAGGACGGGCGCAAGTTCCACGACATCGCGTGggagacgggcgagacgTTCGAGTGGCTCAACTGGCTGTTCCGGGTGGCGGGCCTGCCCACGCTCCGGGGCAAGGGACGGGCGCCGCCAGTGCTCTCGGAGGAGCTGATCTGGGCCGTGGAGCACGTCAGGAAGTACGCCGAACCCGGGAACcccatcgacggcgacgagtcccaggagaaaaagaaggaggaggaggccgaggtggcggGTACGGGGTTCTACGGGGACGGCTACGAGCATCGCGCCGAGGGACAGAAGGGGAAGTGGCTCTTGGTGCAAAGGCCCAAGAAGGACTTATTGGGGTTCATCTAG
- a CDS encoding Putative major intrinsic protein, whose protein sequence is MSTRSSIYDPGDPSQPLLSQQRRRTSTFNFHLPSFSSHRRVSPLSVRRASLQEVHPHHDDVEPVLPAAPVAAHQETRLHKPQWALSDRPPNTWAQIRHTWREEFAEFWGTFMILLFGAGVECETRLHYRGPDIRENAGDFLQCRLAWAAGVSMAVWMSGGVSGGHCNPTVTVVLALFRGFPWRKVPGFLAAQVLGAALASLAVYLNYATSIAAYEGGAARSLVGEHATAGLFFTFPAAGLPYAGAFYTEFLASAALVAIVFALADKNNLAPPKGTQPFAMFLALLAIGSALGINTGYAMNGARDTGPRIALALVGYGSDVFTHDYYYWFWAPWVAAIAGGVAGACVYDAFIYTGRDSPFNMPRKEDERGL, encoded by the exons atgTCCACCAGATCTTCCATTTACGACCCGGGCGACCCCAGCCAGCCGCTGCTCTCACAGCAACGACGGCGCACCAGCACCTTCAACTTCCACCTGCCGTCGTTCAGCAGCCACCGCCGCGTGTCGCCTCTGTCGGTGCGGCGCGCCTCGCTTCAAGAGGTGCACCCGcaccacgacgacgtcgagccgGTGTTGCCGGCCGCGCCCGTCGCCGCTCACCAGGAGACGCGCTTGCACAAGCCCCAGTGGGCGCTGAGCGACCGACCGCCCAACACATGGGCTCAAATCCGTCACACGTGGCGCGAGGAGTTTGC CGAGTTCTGGGGCACGTTCATGATCCTGCTCTTcggcgcgggcgtcgagTGCGAGACGCGGCTGCACTACAGAGGGCCCGACATCCGCGAGAACGCCGGCGACTTCCTGCAGTGCCGGCTCGCGTGGGCGGCCGGAGTGTCGATGGCCGTGTGGATGTCCGGCGGCGTGTCGGGCGGCCACTGCAACCCGACCGTGACCGTGGTGCTGGCCCTGTTCCGCGGCTTCCCCTGGCGCAAAGTGCCgggcttcctcgccgcgcagGTGCtgggcgccgccctcgctaGCCTTGCCGTCTACCTCAACTACGCCACCAGTATCGCCGCGtacgagggcggcgccgcccgctccTTGGTCGGCGAGCACGCTACCGCCGGCCTGTTCTTCACGTTCCCCGCCGCGGGGCTGCCCTACGCCGGCGCCTTCTATACCGAGTtcctggcctcggccgcgttggtcgccatcgtcttcgccctggCCGACAAGAACAACCTGGCGCCGCCCAAGGGCACCCAGCCCTTCGCCATGTTCCTGGCCCTGCTGGCCATCGGCTCCGCCCTAGGCATCAATACGGGCTACGCCATGAACGGCGCCCGCGACACTGGCCCGCGCATCGCGTTGGCTCTCGTCGGCTACGGCTCCGACGTCTTCACCCACGATTACTACTACTGGTTCTGGGCGCCGTGGGTCGCCGCCATAGCCGGTGGCGTGGCGGGCGCTTGTGTGTACGATGCTTTCATCTACACCGGGAGGGATTCGCCCTTCAACATGCCGAGGAAAGAGGACGAGCGGGGCTTGTAA
- a CDS encoding Putative NADH dehydrogenase ubiquinone Fe-S protein 4-like superfamily, translating to MASPRAYNAARLLRCAAPFRASAPMTARRFESQLARGTAGVPAELPSTNQNTPDYTITADKATSTFTPVPKKVQNGSEDVPYIQAAVISGAPMELQARTVRIFQEAKPATQSGNWQGHHWRMDWDILPKGHRWENPLMGWQSSGDMMQGTKLNFKSKEDAIHFAEKQGYEYFVSEPQSRRIKPKAYDNNFLYSPKKLKHIRTK from the exons ATGGCATCCCCCAGAGCCTACAATGCGGCTCGTCTCCTGCGCTGCGCCGCTCCCTTCCGAGCTTCCGCCCCGATGACTGCTCGCCGGTTCGAGAGCCAGCTCGCACGCGGCACCGCAGGAGTGCCCGCTGAACTCCCCTCTACCAACCAGAACACGCCCGACTATACCATTACTGCCGATAAGGCCACATC CACCTTTACCCCCGTCCCGAAGAAGGTCCAGAACGGCAGCGAAGACGTTCCCTACATCCAGGCCGCGGTCATCTCCGGCGCCCCCATGGAGCTCCAGGCTCGCACCGTTCG CATCTTCCAGGAGGCCAAGCCCGCGACGCAATCTGGCAACTGGCAGGGCCACCACTGGCGCATGGACTGGGACATCCTCCCCAAGGGCCATCGTTGGGAGAACCCCCTGATGGGATGGCAGTCATCAGGAGACATGATGCAGGGCACCAAGCTCAACTTCAAGTCTAAGGAGGACGCCATCCACTTTGCCGAGAAGCAAGGCTATGAATACTTTGTGTCGGAGCCTCAGTCGAGGAGAATCAAGCCCAAGGCCTACGACAACAACTTCCTTTACTCGCCTAAGAAGCTCAAGCACATCCGCACCAAATAG
- a CDS encoding Putative extracellular membrane protein, CFEM produces MLGQVPCVSQALNFTTCAVSNLTSACLCYDKPYISVLRSCVRASCDLDQAYREKDPFPISSFPRYRFIDMHVSHLLAKNVTWTRCGFPYHHQTGTVAGRVSLVVGTALFVVVRLLAKVLRLSSWGPDDVTLMIGYFFSLGFAISKFHGSFPQIPGLIVHLVVDTLPGFQLGIGRDVWALSYDEITRFMQVFFAFEVIYTLSISALKASILFFYIRVFSMVSSTFTMVLWATQAFNLAFCIAFTVANLNQCRPFSNAWEAWDGKHPGYCINVYAMFISHAAINIALDVWMLVLPVTQILWLNLRKRQKAEIVSMFGLGVFITIVSAIRLRVLISLEGFKDPTYDAFYLHMWSYIELSVGVIVACLPSTRQLWRHLVPKLLRFIGLGPPLHQNQARHEDSTRRLKDILFMSTTQDKAIPAEGTESADAPSSYRTRSG; encoded by the exons ATGCTCGGCCAGGTACCGTGCGTCTCGCAAGCGCTCAACTTCACCACGTGTGCCGTGTCTAACCTGACTTCGGCATGCCTGTGCTACGATAAGCCATACATTAGCGTCCTCCGTAGCTGCGTGCGCGCTTCCTGCGATCTGGATCAGGCGTATCGTGAGAAAGATCCCTTTCCTATCTCCTCTTTCCCTCGATACCGGTTCATCGACATGCATGTATCACACCTTC TTGCTAAGAACGTGACGTGGACGCGATGCGGGTTCCCATATCACCATCAGACAGGAACTGTGGCCGGCAGGGTCAGTCTGGTGGTAGGAAccgccctcttcgtcgttgtGCGGTTGCTCGCCAAGGTTCTAAGATTGTCGTCGTGGGGACCGGATGATGTGACGTTGATGATTGGATAT TTCTTCTCACTGGGGTTCGCTATCTCCAAGTTTCATGGTAGCTTCCCCCAGATTCCGGGCTTGATTGTACACCTCGTCGTTGACACCCTTCCAGGTTTCCAGCTCGGTATTGGCCGTGATGTATGGGCGCTATCATACGATGAGATAACCCGCTTCATGCAG GTCTTCTTCGCTTTCGAGGTGATCTACACCCTCAGCATCTCGGCCCTCAAGGCCTCGATCCTCTTTTTCTACATCCGCGTCTTCAGCATGGTCAGCAGCACGTTCACCATGGTGCTATGGGCCACGCAGGCCTTCAACCTCGCTTTCTGCATCGCCTTCACTGTCGCGAACTTGAACCAATGCCGGCCCTTCAGTAACGCCTGGGAGGCATGGGACGGCAAACACCCGGGCTACTGCATCAACGTATACGCCATGTTTATTTCGcacgccgccatcaacaTCGCCCTAGATGTGTGGATGCTCGTGCTGCCGGTCACACAGATCCTTTGGCTCAActtgaggaagaggcagaagGCGGAGATCGTGTCCATGTTCGGGCTCGGCGTGTT TATCACAATCGTCAGTGCCATTCGACTCAGAGTATTGATTAGCCTAGAGGGCTTCAAGGACCCTACTT ACGATGCTTTCTACCTCCACATGTGGTCATACATAGAACTTTCTGTGGGAGTCATTGTCGCTTGTCTTCCGTCCACCCGCCAGCTGTGGCGACACCTGGTGCCCAAACTCCTACGATTTATAGGACTGGGGCCGCCATTGCACCAGAACCAAGCACGGCACGAAGACTCGACCAGAAGGCTCAAAGACATACTCTTCATGAGCACCACACAAGATAAGGCGATTCCGGCAGAGGGCACGGAGAGCGCGGACGCGCCATCGTCGTATCGCACGCGGTCAGGTTGA
- a CDS encoding Putative EF-hand domain, FAD/NAD(P)-binding domain, FAD/NAD(P)-binding domain superfamily gives MPPTTSALMRLPRAASQTSSIGLLKASPICRRQIVSSQRRAFANLPQRSRTTRTPLANSFFNAHGLPKGTAFRSVSGTTPSPPSRSRIIRFVYRSAVWLGSGVIFVGLGVVAFFIYDASTYKEHPDHGEIKVSELALNPKIGGPKNLPIAEVLIDDLDNENMKSAKDKPKLVILGGGWGGVALLKELNPDEYHVTVISPTNYFLFTPMLPSATVGTLELRSLVEPVRRILARVHGHFIRAKAEDVEFSHKLIECSQPDAFGNEVRFYVPYDKLVIAVGSTTNPHGVKGLENAHFLKDISDARKVRNQVMHNLEQACLPTTADDERKRLLSFVVSGGGPTGVEFAAELFDMLNEDLTQHFPKLLRNEISVHLIQSRSHILNTYDEAVSKYAEEHFARDQVDILTNSRVKEVLPDKIVFTQKQPDGSLVTKELPMGFCLWSTGVAQADLCKRLSAKLGPSQTNRHALETDTHLRLNGTPLGDVYAIGDCSTVQNNVADHIITFLRGIAFKRGKDPETLELHFSDWRDVANDVKKRFPQAVGHLKRLDKLFEQFDKDQSGTLDFGELRELLKQIDSKLTSLPATAQRAHQQGQYLAHKFNKLARTSDGLKANMVLDGDIDSVVYKAFVYRHLGSLAYIGNSAVFDWGEGWNFAGGLWAVYMWRSVYFAQSVSLRTRILLAMDWAKRGLFGRDLMSY, from the exons ATGCCTCCCACCACATCGGCGCTGATGCGCCTACCTCGCGCCGCTTCCCAGACCTCGTCAATCGGTCTCCTCAAGGCCTCCCCAATATGCAGACGACAGATTGTCTCCTCTCAGAGGCGTGCCTTCGCTAATTTGCCCCAACGATCACGAACAACCCGGACACCTCTCGCGAActccttcttcaacgccCATGGTCTGCCCAAGGGTACAGCTTTTCGATCCGTCTCAGGCACAACTCCTTCCCCCCCATCCAGGTCACGAATTATCCGCTTCGTATATCGCAGCGCAGTATGGCTCGGCAGTGGTGTTATCTTCGTCGGCTTGGGCGTGGTTGCCTTCTTCATCTACGACGCCTCCACCTACAAAGAACACCCCGATCACGGCGAGATCAAAGTATCCGAGCTGGCTTTGAATCCAAAGATAGGCGGCCCCAAAAATTTGCCAATCGCTGAAGTTTTGatcgacgacctggacaaCGAAAACATGAAGTCGGCAAAGGACAAACCAAAGTTGGTCATTCTGGGCGGCGGATGGGGCGGCGTAGCCCTCCTCAAAGAACTCAACCCGGACGAGTATCACGTTACCGTCATCTCTCCGACCAACTACTTCCTGTTTACCCCTATGCTTCCGTCTGCAACTGTAGGAACTCTTGAGCTCAGATCTTTGGTTGAACCTGTCCGTCGAATCCTTGCGCGTGTACACGGTCACTTTATCCGCgcaaaggccgaggacgtggagTTTTCCCACAAGCTGATTGAATGCTCCCAACCCGATGCCTTTGGTAACGAAGTCCGTTTCTACGTCCCGTACGACAAGCTGGTTATTGCTGTTGGATCAACCACGAACCCCCACGGTGTCAAGGGACTCGAGAACGCTCACTTCCTCAAGGATATCAGCGATGCGCGCAAGGTTCGGAACCAGGTCATGCATAACCTCGAGCAGGCCTGCCTGCCTACGACCGCTGATGACGAGCGCAAGCGTCTCCTGTCCTTTGTCGTCAGCGGGGGTGGCCCTACCGGTGTCGAATTCGCCGCCGAGTTGTTCGATATGCTTAACGAAGACTTGACGCAGCACTTCCCCAAGCTCCTCCGCAACGAGATCTCCGTCCACTTGATTCAGAGTCGCAGTCACATCCTCAACACCTACGATGAAGCCGTCTCCAAGTACGCCGAGGAGCACTTTGCCCGCGACCAGGTTGACATTCTCACAAACTCCCGCGTCAAGGAAGTTCTTCCCGACAAAATCGTCTTTACTCAGAAGCAACCTGATGGATCTCTCGTAACCAAGGAACTCCCCATGGGCTTCTGCCTCTGGTCAACCGGTGTCGCCCAAGCCGACCTCTGCAAGCGCCTGTCCGCCAAACTTGGTCCCTCGCAGACGAACCGCCACGCCCTCGAAACCGATACGCATCTCCGCCTCAACGGCACACCCTTAGGCGACGTCTATGCCATTGGCGACTGCTCAACGGTACAGAACAATGTAGCCGACCACATCATCACGTTCCTTCGCGGCATTGCTTTCAAGCGGGGCAAGGACCCCGAAACCCTGGAGTTGCATTTCAGTGATTGGCGTGACGTGGCcaacgacgtcaagaagCGCTTCCCACAGGCCGTCGGCCACTTGAAGCGCCTCGACAAGCTGTTTGAGCAGTTCGACAAGGACCAGTCTGGCACCCTCGACTTTGGCGAGCTCCGTGAGCTGCTGAAGCAGATCGACTCAAAGCTCACCTCGCTCCCCGCCACCGCTCAGCGCGCCCACCAGCAGGGCCAGTACCTCGCGCACAAGTTCAACAAGTTGGCGCGCACCTCAGACGGCCTGAAGGCGAACATGGTCCTTGATGGCGACATCGATTCCGTTGTGTATAAGGCGTTCGTGTATCGCCATCTCGGCAGCTTGGCGTACATTGGTAACTCGGCTGTCTTCGATTGGGGCGAAGGATGGAACTTTGCTGGTGGCTTATGGGCTGTCTACATGTGGCGGTCCGTCTACTTCGCCCAGAGCGTTAGCTTGCGGACGCGCATTTTACTTGCTATGGACTGGGCCAAGCGTGGTCTCTTTGGAAGAG ACTTGATGAGCTATTAG